One stretch of Miscanthus floridulus cultivar M001 chromosome 18, ASM1932011v1, whole genome shotgun sequence DNA includes these proteins:
- the LOC136519664 gene encoding uncharacterized protein — MGFKGGQISQKIVEFNGQFIAMDNYHRLYTLSLAPQLGLQEIATVWLDNMLGCPYAQPWLVVCSGMLLIVDYYFSSTSSGAPVNYKAYLLDMSTEPATWVEVVKLENDALFIGRDVRSPAFSCMSLLMGREKQLPVLCS, encoded by the exons ATGGGCTTCAAGGGTGGGCAGATCTCCCAGAAG ATTGTGGAGTTCAACGGTCAATTCATCGCGATGGACAACTACCACAGGCTCTACACTCTGTCCTTGGCCCCCCAGCTTGGTTTGCAGGAGATAGCAACTGTGTGGCTGGACAACATGCTTGGATGCCCATATGCACAGCCCTGGCTGGTAGTATGTAGCGGCATGCTTCTAATTGTTGACTACTACTTCAGCAGCACATCATCTGGAGCACCTGTCAACTACAAAGCCTACCTCTTGGACATGTCCACTGAACCTGCAACTTGGGTGGAGGTAGTGAAGCTGGAGAATGATGCCCTCTTCATTGGGCGAGATGTGAGGAGCCCGGCATTCTCTTGCATGAGCCTCCTGATGGGGCGGGAGAAGCAACTTCCTGTACTATGCTCATAA